The Arachis hypogaea cultivar Tifrunner chromosome 19, arahy.Tifrunner.gnm2.J5K5, whole genome shotgun sequence genome has a window encoding:
- the LOC112778473 gene encoding uncharacterized protein has product MSPFQLVYGKASHLPVEIEHKAYWAIKECNASLGGAGIERKLQLAELECLRLEAYENSRLYKERMKVVHDKNIRGKEFRAGNLVLLYNSRLRMMPKKLRSRWEGPYKVEKAEPYGVYHLCHPSNSDIIKVNGHRLKFYHGEQMKSNKEIEVFLLEDAPLGKEQ; this is encoded by the coding sequence ATGAGTCCCtttcagttggtctatggcaaagctaGCCACTTACCGGTGGAGATAGAGCACAAAGCATATTGGGCCATCAAGGAGTGCAATGCAAGTTTGGGAGGGGCCGGAATAGAGAGGAAGCTACAACTAGCTGAGTTGGAATGTTTGAGgcttgaagcttatgagaactctagactttacaaggaaaGGATGAAAGTTGTGCATGATAAGAACATAAGAGGTAAAGAATTTAGAGCCGGCAACCTAGTCCTCCTCTACAATTCAAGATTGAGGATGATGCCCAAAAAGCTTAGGTCAAGGTGGGAGGGACCTTATAAGGTCGAGAAGGCGGAGCCATATGGAGTCTATCATTTGTGCCATCCTTCAAACTCCGatatcatcaaggtcaatgggcaCCGTCTCAAGTTTTATCATGGTGAGCAAATGAAAAGTAACAAGGAGATTGAGGTATTCCTCTTGGAAGATGCACCTCTTGGTAAAGAGCAATGA